The Theobroma cacao cultivar B97-61/B2 chromosome 2, Criollo_cocoa_genome_V2, whole genome shotgun sequence genome includes the window gttaagaagaaaaggagaGGGGACAAGGTATAGCCCAAGAAGCGGTAATAGATCAGCAAGTCCTAAAAGCTCTCAAACCTGTCTGACTTTGATCATCAAGGATCCAAACAGACAAACTCTTCATCTTTGAAaaacaagtctacaaggattACCAAAGATAAAACGACAGTTTCACTGTAAGGCCCTTAGCTTTTCAGAACCATCAGTCATCTTGGTCACTTTGATAATATCTTTTTTTGACGTGCACTTTGATAATATCCGATGTCCTAAAGAtgcatgcttcatgctatCCTCAATGTGCCAGTGGAATGAGCAACtcaaaaaagttcaaaagttCTTAGAAGGGTAGAACCACCAGAAAAAGCTCTTCAAATCATGTGGAAATTTACACTTCCATGTTGTTACAGCAAGTTTTCAAACCCCCAACCTGCCAGTACAACCCTCTTAAGTGAGCAAAAATTATTGTTTGCATCATGTATTTGTTCTTTGTATTGTGGTGAGTCAAAGATGGCATAGTgaacaaaatgaaattttatatcCGGTAAAGGAAATTCAACTTGCAGGATTGACCAGATAAAACAGGAAGGTCATAATAAACCTGAGCTGAATGAAGAAGTTTCCAGagatattatgaaaatactaAAACCCCAGTAGCAAGAAAGTTTTTGTAGTTTAAACCAAACATCTagttcaattcaaaacatcATAGATGATACTTAACACATTCATGCTAGTAAACACTTGCCCAGAGAGGACAGAATACTCAATTTCACACCTTCTAATGTCAAAGTTGATCCTGCATCAGATGGCCAAATAATAAACAGAAAAATAATCCTAATACGTCATACTTGCTAAAcatatatttaacttaaaatgtCGGAAGATAACCATAACATGGTGGAGGTGAATTCAAAGAGCAAACACAGTAATCACTGAAAATAAGGAATCCACTAATGAATGAGTAACCAGATGGGGGATATCATATGTAAACTAATACTACCAGTTAACAAATGTTCATTCCAAACTCAGAAGACAACATCAGAGGGTAAGGTTTAAGCAATTAATAACTGCTAGCAAAGGCTAATATTTCAAGATCCAAAGGGTGTATCATTCTAATCAGTGAATATGAAGGCACTAATCTGTACTGTGTGTTAACTAAAGGAGGAAAATCCAGGAAAAGAATGAGATCGAACAGAGACATCCTTATCAGATACCAATATCAGAACAGAAAACATCATCTCTTATTGCAATTTCCCTTCATTTGGTTTTTGGAAAGCagaaaggaaacaaaatgTTGCAAATGCTCAAGATAGCATTCAATCCTTGAGCAATTTCATTTGTGGCTTTCAGCCTTTCTCAGAACAAAACAAACCCTCATAAAAGGGTAGCCAGAAAACATCAAATAAAGTATGAATCCAGATACGAACCTTTGAAAGAAGGCCATCCTTTGCAAGCTTATAATTGCTATCAGAATGGTTTTTTGCCACAACACGTTCATCCGCCCAAAATATATACCATTTAGCCCAGTCTACAGTCTTGTTATAAGGAGCTTCACAGAGTTTTCTGTTTCCACTAAAAACTTTAATGGAAGAACACCAAAATCACAAGACCAAAAATAACCAAACATTGAAAAGGAATGCATTGATACCCCATTAAGCCAATGAGAGAACCTCCGGACAATGCAATAGCAAAGACGCCCCGCTCCTTCACCGCAGCCTCTGATAACTCAGCAATATAGTCAGCCAAATCCGTCCTTAGCTCATCCAAATTTTCATGAATCCTCAATTCTCCTCTATCATTATTATCCCCAGAAAGAGCCATGCTTTTGACACTTTTACCAACTATAGTGTCAACAACAAGAGGGGGGAGGGGGGATCAGAATTAAGAATTTAACAGAGCCAGTAGAGCTAATTATAAGCAATATCTCCAGCAAACGTTCCAAGAAGAACAATGAAAAAAACACCTGAacagtaaaaagaaaatgtagcAGCAGACAATAAAGCCAGTAACTTTTGCAGCTCACAGGCATCaagttaaattaataaaacatcaaaattctAGATCATGCAAAACAGTCAACAGAATCTATGTCTCAAtagttttatatatgtatgaaaaaaaaaaccctcaaCAACACAGTTCAAgatttattaaacaaaaatttaaaaaaaccaGGTGATATTAGCCAAAAGCCCATCACTTCATGCATGGtgtttaaaactttaaattgAACACAACAAGGCAATCCAACAAAAGGGTACGATCATCAGAGTCCAAAGATCAAGCAAAATCAAAAGTTTAACTAATTTGATATGTCTCAAACAGATGACTTTCACAGCAAAATCAGTTATACCCagaacattaaaaacaaagctCTGATCAAAGAAAAATCTAAACTTTCATTAGCTtaaacaaataacaaaaagtgGGAAATGCttacaaagaagaagaagaagaagaaaggagataGGTGGTGGCAGAGAAGCAAAGAAACAGACGGAGATGGAAGATGGGTAATCAACaacaaatgaaataattatttatataatagagacataagaaaaaacagataaatgtaaaataaaaataaataaactctGTTTCAGGAAAGAAGCTGAAGAGAATTTACCTTCTGGGTTTCCACGTGCAACCAATGATATTGACAAAACACacacaacaaaaaatataaacaaactctgttccttttctctttctctctccctttctgtgagaaatgaaaaagtaaACGGACAATAATATCAGATATAGAAAGCAAGAAATTCTTAGTAAAATAAAcaatcccaaaacaaaaaacttttctttttctctttatctcTATCTCTATCTCTTTGCTTATCtcttgcttcttcttttttcactGTTTAAGTTCAAGAGTTTGAGAAAGAGGAAATCTCTGTTTCCTAAATACTCTGCTACAACATCTCCCcttttataaattagcacCTGGGTTTTAGTTACTGTTGCCAAATAAAggcttaaattaattaaaaaacatttctTGCTAATTATTAGTGAGGTTCTGtttggaaagagaaaaaaaaacagggGAGAGTTGAGAAGCAGAGTCCTAAAAGACTAAACCAAACACCTGTCCAAATCAGATGCTGACAAATGTACCAATGGTACTTTTGTCTTGTAAGACTAAAAAACaatggatttttttaattttaattttttattctattttataaaaatctttaaacTTTCCTATCCCTATCTCTAtgcttttcttatttcttttctttttcttttttcctttttcttttttttcttgctcttCTTCTCTTAACTTTGTTTTacaatttctttttggttGTCTCCCCAAAACCAGCTACTTTACACCTTTTCTATATGTTTCTGtataaaatttgtttgtcATGGAATTTCAATCTTGAGTTCAATGTTTGAAAGTATTTGCCCATTTCAATCTTTTTGGAGCTATTCCTTGTTGTGTACAAAGTATAAGCCAACTTTATGTCACCTTTCATAGTGTTCTGTATTGAAGATATCATGTCAGCCATCATTTTCCCTTAGTTTCTCCAACCTCCACTCCAccaccataaaaaaaaaaaagaaagaaaaaaacaaatcatttttaaattaattaattgatggTGAACATATCAAGAGGGAAGTTTGGGAATCTCTTgcaatcaaatatcaatatcAAGCAAAGaaaggaggaggaggaggaggaggggGGTGTTCAGAGGTGAAAAGtgccaacaaaataaaaaccccACATAATGACAAATCAAAAGAGTTGGTACCCCAGTTTCAGGAATCTTAGCATTATCAAAGCCTGACATACTAAATGGAGTCtatgtattttatatatatatatatatatatattctttttaacTCCTTTTGGGAAGAAGCAGGAAGGCCATGAGAACCAGTATCCCTCTCTGCCTGACATCTTCCATCTTCTGATTCTTAACTttgacaaacaaaaaaaattacaaacacctctctctctctctctctctctctgaaaAATCCCACTTTCCTTCTTCAACAAGTTCTTGAGAGCTACTTCTCACCTTTAGCACTCCCTGTCCTTTTTACCACTAGTATCGGTGGGTTGTGGGTGAGAAAGAAAAGGGTTTAAAGGTTTTGCCTTTTTTTCCCATGTCTTAATTTCCCATGGTATAAATTCAACGATTACTGTGGAGGGGGGACTGATTGTCTCATCTCTCCATCATTCCTTATCTTAAACCCATGGCATTACAGCATTCTCATCAATTTCTTTTGACCAGGTTTTTATCTTTGATTCCATTGTTGAAGTCAAAATTGAACTAGATTCCACCAGGATTTTTGCATACCTCTTAAGATGTGTGAATCTTAGCCCGGAAATCTCATGGAGTTGAGAACCTTGATAAAAACCCCAGACTGTAGCCAAGTTTGGAGTAAGATTTCAGTGCCTCCCAACTCCCCAACATTGCTCTTAAATTGGACAGATAACTGCTCAAAAATCCCCTCTCTCTCATTGCTAAATCATTGCttcaatttaatattatgCAAGAAATCATCCTGCTGACAACTAATTCATGCAACTATCTCTCTCATGTGAACAATTTGTATGAATCTTTCAAAACCGGGGTTCAAGCAGGCAACCATTCTGAATAATTGTTGTTTGCTAAAGCGGTAACATTAAAATAGACTTCAAGTCTATTCTTTCACCCTATTGATTATTGGGATGGATGAAGCAGACCGACCAAGCTAATATGGTAGAAAATCCTTTTCACACACAACAACCCATTCCTTGGCTTTGCTGATGCAAATATAAAGACCAAAAATAGTCctccaaaaatgaaaaagacaaATCAAAAGTTTTTAGGTAAGTTGTAGCACCTAGTCTAATATTGAAAACCAAAACTAGTTAAAACAATGAGAGCAACCCCTGACCCATTTTGGTGTAGCCATGCCTATGGGCTATGGCTgcaattcattttcttctttttgggtGTCCCTTGTCTTTGTTTTGATTGATCAGTGCTCACtcctgctttttttttttttgagaatttttttctcttgttcatactttgtttttgAATTGTATTGATTGATGCATGTTTGTCTAAGAAAATGTAATCAAAGAGTAAAGATTATAATTGTTAAATTTCTCGTActtattatgatttttaaaaaaataatattaaaataaaatcgaTTTAAACTCGATTCATATTAAACATTTATAAAAAGAGAGATAGGGAAAGAGCGATTGGATTAGGTAAAACAGAATATCATGTTAAACgttttaaaaaagtaaatatagtgttttaattttatatgggTCAAGTAAAgagatgttgaaaaaaatttaaaacgtGAACTCTATCAAGTTGAACTTTTCTCGtgacaaaattaattaattttaaaaaaattgaaagaaacaaaattcaaataaaagagAATATAATTTATAGTAAAAAACAAACGTAAAAACCAATAAtaatcttaaattattaataattcaCCCAAAACAATGGTAAAATTAATgcaaaaagaattaaaaacgTGCGGCGTTCTAACTTCAACAAATTTCTTCCCTTGTGGACCACCGACATAAATCCCATTGGCTCATGCTGTCTTTGAATCTTGATTTGCTTACTACAAATTTTAGTCATAGCCCCTACAGTTCAAAACAACAAAGCTGTGTGTATCACggaatcatttttttaaaaaaaaaaaattaatttaataaaacatgtatcattcatgtttatatattttttaaaattattattttaaaaaaaaattaacttgatAAAATATGCGACATTCACATTTATAAACTTTGAAAGAAACTCTTACTTACCCGAATTAAGAATGAAACATCGTATTTAATATCAATCGTAACCCGAcatattttgttgaaatttataatttctttttatattcttttttgatAAACACATATAAGGATTGATGATGGAGACGTGAAAGTTAGAACAATTAAGCTGGAAACCAAATCCCATTGCCACAAAGGGGGAAAAAGAATTGTAAAATTCAATCAATGATATGggaaaagaataataattaagggCCATTGTTGGTGTAATagcaaaatctttttctgaACAAAGATTGCATCAACCCTTatctttatatttaaaaagggATACCCAATAATTGATACGAATTCGAAAATAAAGAgatcataaataaatataaaatgtttaaaggTAAAGATTTAATATTTGGCTGTGTAGATTatttagataaatatttttaattttttaaattattaaaaaaaattaaataatttttttattttttgttgtgtttgattaagttcatatatttttatcttttaagaCAAATAGATCGTTATGatttataattgattaattattattaattaaaatattacttgtcattttatcttTAAGTGAGGTTATATTGACATGTAAAgtcaaaattattaatcttagtgatctatttaatttaaaataaaaatataaaaatttaattaaatataataaaaaataaaaaattatttgaatatttttaaataatttaaagatttttttagatatcatatttttaaaaaaaattataatatttttccacctagaaaactaattaatttcattttttagttGGAACAGATTGAGTTATATGAGTAGGGACAATGATCTCAGCAAAGCAAAGCTAAGTTTCTTTAATGTAGTCTTATCAGATATGATCCTTGTCTAATGGTGTCTTTACCTCAACACTCCTAATACATGATTATGGGTTAGCTTTTCTGCAGTATTGTATCTGTTACTTCTGCAGTTTTCTTAATGACTGCTGCCTCCTCTTCTGTTCCATGGCCAACTTTCGTAGGCTGTCCTGATATTTGTGTCCTGTCAGTCTCAATCATAGCCCTTAATGTTTTTCTCACCTTCTAAAACTGGAACATATCATTTGTGGTTTCGATTGGTCCTTTCATTTTtatcctttccttttcttcttcttcttctgcaGAAGTTAGTCCTTAAATCTTTGTCATGATCATAACCTGTTGAACCCCATATGCATCCATTCCTTCTTCATCATCAACAATGTTGAATCATTAAACCAAATATCTAGAAACATGGGTTCTGCAATCTGATAAACTTGATCTTTCCATAAGGGGTTCTTTCAAGCATTGTATGAAGATTCCAATGTTATTTTCTGCAAGATGTGGACAAACTTTAATGTTTGAAGATAGCTTGATGGAAACTGATTTTGTACAGAAAGGGAACCCCTGTgcatcataaactttctagcCACTAAGTTGGGTAACCTAATCTTGCATTTGTCAATTACTGAGAAAAGAAATGTCTTGATCAACATGATAGTAtgagcaaaaaataaaaatatccaCTCCCCTTGCAAGTGGTCCACTTCTCTATAATTAGCCTGGCTGGTAGCTTAGGAACCTGCCTTGGATGGATGTATTCCCTTCTCAATTGACATACCCTTTTTGCTGTATTTAGATATTCAATCTTTTCATGACACGTACGTACATATGTACGTATGTACGTAGTTGTGATATCATGACAGTTAGCGCTTGAGATATAACCTTGAAACTCAAGATTCAGATTCGAATTTTTATTCTAAAGTTACAGACATGCATGATACATCGAGACCTACATACCGGCTATGTTCACATTTGATTACGAgtagtatatatatttatcattaAACCAAATACCAAATTGGAGCTAAAAATCTGAGAAGTAATACCTGGGACTAGGCCGAGGGACCACAAGCGGCTGAAGTAATTGTCACCAGAGAAATGGTCAGTCGTCGGCCTAGGCTCTAGCTTATGTTCGATCTTCCAACTTTAGGGcttcaaaatcaaaactttcACAAATTGACACTAGATTAGGATCtcttttgatgattttgtaATACTCAAAAGTCAAATCCAGCATGCCAGAGGCTTCTGCAGTTCCATACAACTAAACATAGAAGATggaaatggaagaaatgaattGTCCTACTAACAGTTTTGGTAAGAGGTAAGAAGTTGGTAGACCATAATATTCCATGTGGTTGAGATGCAGGACATTGATCAATTGTGTTAGTTTGAATAGCAAAGAGCTGCAAGCAAGAGTCTGAGTGGGAACCAACCAGTCAGCCCTAGACAGAACCATGGGTAAAAAGCTTATGAGTAGCTATGGATACAAGCTCTAAAAGAGACAAAGAGGCAAGAGTTCATGAGAGTTCTGTGAGAATGCAAGAAAAGTGACAAAGGAATGAGGAGAAAAGTTTACAATGATATACAATGAGCCTAGAACATAGAAGAATTCATGCCAATTGCTCAAATTAAACAACCAAAGATAAAGTAGGTAAGAAAGTGAAAAGCTACCTAATTGTCTAAGCCTACCAGGTACACCATGGAAACTACTTTAAGATGGATGGGGGACAAAGAAAGTGATCCAATGGAATAAAGCTATTATTGCTGTTAGTAATCTGTAAAATGTATTTTAAGCTTACATAGGTTGTATGTGGAAGACACCAATAataccgaaattttcacttttcataCAGGAAGCCTTATgaataaaactaaatcaaaACTCAAGCATCTTGCTTCCTAAAACTTTCCACCCGTTGCTTTTCAGTATTCAAGGTGCAGCATTATCATCCTATGCTTGTCAAAAGGCAGTTTTAATCTCCAATCCCTCTGTTTACGACTAAATGGTCTACCCTTGCTGTTGGGGTCCCTGTTCTCCTTCACATCTGCCAACTTCCATATGCAGTTCTCTTGCTCTGTTTCAATGGAATCCAGTATGAAAACTCCACTCTTTTCAGCACAATTAGACTCTCCATCTTCAATATAACAAACTCTCATAGCCATATCTTTGAACCGATCTAAATCATCTGGTACCTTTAGTATTCTCTCTGCACCAGGGGATGATaccttcaaaacaaaaacatctttagaaaaaaatacaTCTATAGTATCATGGCAAACTACAGTCATAAATAGTAGAACCATATCTGAGCCTCAGCATGTAATAACTAGCCACTTATTACCTCAAGAGCCAAATCATCAGGTATTTCTCTCCGTTCTCCTGCTTCATCTAAccttttcttgtattcttgACTATAGCTCTCCAGCTCCTCCATGCTGGGACAACCATATCTGATGAAAGGTAGATTGGTCTTTTAATATAATGAACCCTATAGATTCAAGTTCCAAGCTACATACATTGATGCTCACACGCACATCAAAAGATTATCCATCACAAAATGATTACATAAGTCCAtcgaaaattttttatttataaagagaaaaaaagtagTTGCAATTCAACCTTTTCTAAATGACTTCCATTTTTGGCTTCTTTCTTGATCAGATATCAATGAGTTGGGTCCAGCACAATAAATTATGCTACTTGCTTATTGCTTTTGCtaaacaaaaaggaaacaaaatcataattacTGAAAATGAACAAAGGGACTAATATTTGAAACCAATTCTAACACATAAATTCTATGAAAAGATAacattatgtattttatttccaaaatatatattttaaatttaatttcttcaaaatcaTTAACTGCTTTTCTATCCAAATATGttgttggcttttcatttCCTGAAgcaaaaagtgataaaagtaACAATCAAATGATAGCAAGGTTCtttaacaagaaaattcagttTCTCCCACATTTGCAATATTCCCCCCAAGGAAGAATAGAAATCCTAATACTTACTCATTTGACAATTTGTCTAGTCTGACATAAATGTATCCACGAGGAGTAGCCTTGAAAGcaaaaattataatgtcatcACTGAAGAGCTTTAGGACATCATGGGCAATAGAGAGAGCAGATTCACCCCAAGGAACACCTTGCAGTACAACTCCACCTCCATCCCCTCCATCACCAATCTATATGAACTAAAACAACTCATTATCAAAAGCAAGGTAAAACGTATGGCTTCgagcaagaagaaaaatgtaccttgggctGGACGTCATCATCCTCTTCTTCCCACCCATCTGTGGTTTCCCCATCATCTTCAGTTATTTCATCTGCAGAAACCAAGAAATTTACGATAATCAGTTTTACACAGAGAACTTTGATCAAACACTCGGAGTCTAAAGCAGAAAAAAAGTACTAAAGAAACGAGGAAAAAGAGACATACATAAAAGtgggtcttcttcttcttcttcttggtgGTTTTCGTGTTTGGTGTGGGTGGAAGCGGTGCTGCTTAACTGACGGTGAGTAAAGgaggaagagaaagaggaaaTGGGTTCTAGTCGTAGAGAAGAAGCAACAGCAAAacgagaagaagaagaagaaaaggaagggtTGAGGGCGGTGGGGAGAGGTAAAGGAGAGAGACTCGTTGcagagaaacgtgaagcagcGAATCCTAAGTGAGGCCTTCGCGAGCTTTGTAACAGAGATTGAATAATTCGACTATTGCCCATTCTTCTCTGCTGCAGTCTCCGTCTTAGCTGCTACTGTATTTGCGGGCGCTTAAAAGAAATGGTGTCTCACC containing:
- the LOC18610231 gene encoding uncharacterized protein LOC18610231, which translates into the protein MGNSRIIQSLLQSSRRPHLGFAASRFSATSLSPLPLPTALNPSFSSSSSRFAVASSLRLEPISSFSSSFTHRQLSSTASTHTKHENHQEEEEEDPLLYEITEDDGETTDGWEEEDDDVQPKIGDGGDGGGVVLQGVPWGESALSIAHDVLKLFSDDIIIFAFKATPRGYIYVRLDKLSNEYGCPSMEELESYSQEYKKRLDEAGERREIPDDLALEVSSPGAERILKVPDDLDRFKDMAMRVCYIEDGESNCAEKSGVFILDSIETEQENCIWKLADVKENRDPNSKGRPFSRKQRDWRLKLPFDKHRMIMLHLEY